The proteins below come from a single Micromonospora citrea genomic window:
- a CDS encoding zinc-binding dehydrogenase, producing MRAIQLHEFGPPENLVLGEVPDLSPGPGQVRIAVSASGVHLLDTSLRRGEAGGPMPPPELPTIPGREVAGVVDDLGEGVDESWRGRRVVAHLGMVPGGYAEQAVTAVESLHVVPPSLGCAEAVAAVGTGRTALGVFDLEPPAAGDVVFVPSAAGGVGWLLVQAARTTGATVVAAARGAGRTARLHELGADLVVDYGLPDWADRVREQVGGLSLVYDGVGGAVGRSALELMKPGGRFMMFGWSAGEATRIGTDDVVASGLTVGWLGQRMRALPGGIPALAARSVELAGKGWWRPLVTTYPLADAATAHADLEGRRALGKVVLTVER from the coding sequence ATGCGTGCGATTCAGCTTCACGAGTTCGGTCCTCCGGAGAACCTCGTTCTCGGCGAGGTGCCCGACCTGTCGCCCGGCCCCGGCCAGGTCAGGATCGCGGTGTCGGCCAGCGGCGTACACCTGCTCGACACCAGCCTGCGTCGGGGCGAGGCCGGCGGCCCGATGCCGCCGCCCGAGCTGCCCACCATCCCGGGGCGGGAGGTCGCGGGCGTCGTCGACGACCTGGGTGAGGGCGTCGACGAGTCGTGGCGGGGCAGGCGGGTGGTCGCCCACCTGGGCATGGTGCCGGGCGGCTACGCGGAGCAGGCGGTCACGGCGGTCGAGTCGCTCCACGTCGTACCGCCGAGCCTGGGCTGCGCCGAGGCGGTGGCGGCGGTCGGCACGGGCCGGACCGCGCTCGGCGTCTTCGACCTGGAGCCGCCGGCGGCCGGCGACGTCGTCTTCGTGCCGTCGGCGGCCGGCGGGGTGGGCTGGCTGCTGGTCCAGGCCGCGCGGACGACCGGCGCCACGGTGGTGGCGGCGGCGCGGGGCGCCGGCCGGACGGCGAGGCTGCACGAACTCGGCGCGGACCTGGTCGTGGACTACGGGCTCCCGGACTGGGCGGACCGGGTGCGGGAACAGGTCGGCGGCCTGAGCCTGGTGTACGACGGAGTCGGCGGCGCGGTGGGCCGGTCGGCCCTGGAGCTGATGAAGCCGGGCGGCCGGTTCATGATGTTCGGCTGGTCGGCCGGCGAGGCGACCCGGATCGGGACCGACGACGTGGTCGCGAGCGGCCTGACCGTCGGCTGGCTGGGGCAGCGGATGCGCGCCCTGCCCGGCGGCATCCCGGCGCTCGCCGCCCGGTCGGTCGAGCTGGCCGGGAAGGGCTGGTGGCGGCCGCTGGTCACGACGTATCCGCTGGCCGACGCCGCCACGGCGCACGCCGACCTGGAGGGGCGCCGGGCGCTGGGCAAGGTGGTGCTGACCGTCGAACGGTGA
- a CDS encoding trypsin-like serine protease has product MATSAGARRRWSAGVVGLALAGAAFVAPATVAQAAPAGGVYDAASESGPRDLDRLPNLHKGKLELPSPGAKGPRFQTGTGPSPRIVKGEFASASEFPYIVGIVTTLRVDGDYFWGWCTGTIIAPNKVLTAAHCVTGMPGATRVIAGNDQLVDSNGNIVGGSGYVAEVASNWTHPSWNLAQQYDDPEAPIRNDVSVITLKQNLPAEYTPVSLGNQGDQTPYAAGTSAVIAGYGKTGPEDDYPDSRLRKSTVPMQSDSYCNVPGQYYSAEMFCAGAGLPGAPESDTCNGDSGGPILVAGKQVGVTSWGYTCGEAPGFYVRLNNYVNTVKADLTRPPLVNADWTGDGRTDLIARDSGGNLRLYYGSGFSNDGYGGFYMSRQLNSGWGSFKRVFRVYNWNGDKRPSIMAMKTTGELYIYNTDGQGNFVGGGKLIGTGWAGFTALMVTNNWMGNNRPSLLVRKSNGDLVRYTSNGAGGWENPSGTRIGTGWNGFNLFLTPGAWKGDGLEVIIGRTSTGVLKMYQSDGKGGWTNPAGTQIGSGWGGFKHIMTPGDWSGDNMMDMLGVNSNNQMRLYTTNGKGQWIDASGKVISSGWGSFNLIF; this is encoded by the coding sequence GTGGCAACATCCGCAGGAGCCAGGCGGCGTTGGTCGGCCGGCGTCGTCGGCCTCGCCCTCGCCGGTGCGGCCTTCGTCGCACCCGCTACCGTCGCTCAGGCCGCCCCTGCCGGCGGCGTGTACGACGCGGCCAGCGAGTCCGGGCCCAGGGACCTGGACAGGCTGCCGAACCTGCACAAGGGCAAGCTGGAGCTGCCCTCGCCGGGCGCCAAGGGACCGCGGTTCCAGACCGGCACCGGTCCGTCGCCCCGCATCGTGAAGGGGGAGTTCGCCAGCGCGTCGGAGTTCCCCTACATCGTCGGTATCGTCACGACGCTGCGGGTCGACGGCGATTACTTCTGGGGTTGGTGCACCGGCACCATCATCGCCCCCAACAAGGTGCTCACGGCGGCGCACTGCGTCACCGGCATGCCGGGCGCCACCCGGGTCATCGCCGGTAACGACCAGCTCGTCGACAGCAACGGCAACATCGTCGGCGGCAGCGGCTACGTGGCCGAGGTGGCATCCAACTGGACCCACCCGAGCTGGAACCTCGCGCAGCAGTACGACGACCCCGAGGCGCCGATCCGCAACGACGTCTCGGTGATCACCCTCAAGCAGAACCTGCCCGCCGAGTACACGCCGGTCAGCCTGGGCAACCAGGGTGACCAGACGCCGTACGCCGCCGGCACCTCCGCAGTGATCGCCGGTTACGGCAAGACCGGCCCGGAGGATGACTACCCGGACAGCCGGCTGCGCAAGTCCACGGTGCCGATGCAGTCCGACTCGTACTGCAACGTTCCGGGGCAGTACTACAGCGCCGAGATGTTCTGCGCCGGGGCGGGCCTGCCCGGGGCGCCGGAGAGCGACACCTGCAACGGCGACTCCGGCGGACCCATCCTGGTCGCCGGCAAGCAGGTCGGCGTCACCAGCTGGGGCTACACGTGCGGCGAGGCACCGGGCTTCTACGTGCGGCTGAACAACTACGTCAACACGGTGAAGGCCGACCTGACCCGCCCGCCGCTGGTCAACGCCGACTGGACCGGTGACGGTCGCACCGACCTGATCGCCCGGGACAGCGGAGGCAACCTGCGGCTCTACTACGGCAGCGGGTTCAGCAACGACGGGTACGGCGGCTTCTACATGTCGCGCCAGCTCAACTCGGGCTGGGGCAGCTTCAAGCGGGTCTTCCGCGTCTACAACTGGAACGGCGACAAGCGGCCGTCCATCATGGCGATGAAGACCACCGGCGAGCTGTACATCTACAACACCGACGGCCAGGGCAACTTCGTCGGCGGCGGCAAGCTGATCGGCACCGGCTGGGCGGGCTTCACCGCGCTCATGGTGACGAACAACTGGATGGGCAACAACCGCCCGAGCCTGCTGGTCCGCAAGTCCAACGGCGACCTCGTCCGCTACACCAGCAACGGTGCGGGCGGCTGGGAGAACCCGTCGGGCACCCGGATCGGCACCGGCTGGAACGGGTTCAACCTGTTCCTCACGCCGGGCGCCTGGAAGGGCGACGGGCTTGAGGTGATCATCGGCCGCACCTCGACCGGTGTCCTCAAGATGTACCAGTCCGACGGCAAGGGCGGCTGGACCAACCCGGCCGGCACCCAGATCGGCAGCGGCTGGGGCGGCTTCAAGCACATCATGACGCCGGGCGACTGGAGCGGCGACAACATGATGGACATGCTGGGCGTCAACAGCAACAACCAGATGCGGCTCTACACGACCAACGGCAAGGGCCAGTGGATCGACGCGAGCGGCAAGGTGATCTCCAGCGGCTGGGGTTCGTTCAACCTGATCTTCTGA
- a CDS encoding potassium channel family protein: MIHFPAQRRGPLSALSLRLAAAVGLVFATVAVVYLDRDGYRDVNEDGMTLLDCFYYTVVTLSTTGYGDITPFSQTARLINVVYITPARVIFLIILVGTTLEVLTEQYRTGRRLSRWRRAVKDHVIICGYGTKGRSAVSALLENGLDKSRIVVVERSGPALRQATSAGLVAIEGSATRSSVLNEAHVRNAKAVIIATDSDDASVLVALTVRQLTAGQVRIIAAAREAENAPLLKQSGAHHVIVSSATAGRLLGLSTSAPPLIDVVEDLLTPGQGMALAMRSAERAEVGRSPRELDSLVIALVRRGKVVTLADKAGAVIETGDMLVHVRDDRPQATAAP, encoded by the coding sequence GTGATCCACTTTCCCGCGCAGCGACGGGGGCCGCTGAGCGCGCTGAGCCTCCGGCTGGCCGCCGCCGTCGGCCTGGTCTTCGCCACCGTCGCCGTGGTCTATCTCGACCGGGACGGCTACCGCGACGTCAACGAGGACGGGATGACCCTCCTCGACTGCTTCTACTACACGGTGGTCACCCTCTCGACCACCGGTTACGGCGACATCACCCCGTTCAGCCAGACCGCCCGGCTGATCAACGTCGTATACATCACGCCGGCCCGGGTCATCTTCCTGATCATCCTGGTCGGCACCACCCTGGAAGTGCTGACCGAGCAGTACCGCACCGGGCGCCGCCTGTCGCGGTGGAGGAGAGCCGTGAAGGACCACGTCATCATCTGCGGCTACGGCACGAAGGGCCGCAGCGCGGTCTCCGCCCTGCTCGAGAACGGGCTCGACAAGTCCCGCATCGTCGTGGTGGAGCGCAGCGGCCCGGCGTTGCGGCAGGCCACGTCGGCCGGTCTGGTGGCGATCGAGGGGTCCGCGACGCGGTCGTCGGTGCTCAACGAGGCCCACGTACGCAACGCCAAGGCGGTGATCATCGCGACCGACAGTGACGACGCCTCGGTCCTGGTGGCGCTGACCGTACGGCAGCTCACCGCCGGCCAGGTGCGGATCATCGCCGCCGCCCGCGAGGCGGAGAACGCCCCGCTGCTCAAGCAGAGCGGCGCCCACCACGTGATCGTCTCCTCGGCCACCGCCGGCCGGCTGCTGGGGCTGTCCACCTCGGCGCCGCCGCTGATCGACGTGGTGGAGGACCTGCTCACGCCGGGCCAGGGCATGGCGCTGGCGATGCGTTCCGCCGAGCGGGCCGAGGTGGGCCGCTCGCCCCGGGAGCTGGACTCTCTGGTCATCGCCCTGGTCCGCCGGGGCAAGGTGGTCACCCTGGCCGACAAGGCCGGTGCCGTCATCGAGACCGGCGACATGCTGGTCCACGTCCGCGACGACCGTCCTCAGGCGACCGCCGCGCCCTGA
- a CDS encoding SigE family RNA polymerase sigma factor, which produces MRRRGGPPEADAEYTDYVRAGMPRWRRTAYLMCGDWDRGDDILQRVLTELYRGWARARRADNLDALVRTMLVRRLIDERRLRWARVALGHALPERAAGGADPTDRITLVGALRRLPPRQRAVLVLRYFQDLGVDETARTLGCSPGTVKSQAAKGLATLRTLLTPTLTGN; this is translated from the coding sequence GTGAGACGACGCGGCGGGCCGCCCGAGGCCGACGCCGAATACACCGACTACGTCCGGGCCGGGATGCCGCGATGGCGACGGACGGCCTACCTGATGTGCGGCGACTGGGACCGGGGCGACGACATCCTGCAGCGGGTGCTCACGGAGCTCTACCGCGGCTGGGCCCGGGCGCGACGGGCCGACAACCTCGACGCGCTGGTCCGCACCATGCTGGTGCGGCGGCTGATCGACGAGCGGCGACTGCGCTGGGCCCGGGTGGCGCTGGGCCACGCGCTGCCCGAGCGGGCGGCGGGCGGAGCCGACCCGACCGACCGGATCACCCTCGTGGGGGCGCTGCGCCGGCTCCCGCCGCGGCAGCGCGCGGTGCTAGTGCTCCGGTACTTCCAGGACCTCGGCGTCGACGAGACCGCCCGGACCCTCGGCTGCTCGCCCGGCACGGTGAAGAGCCAGGCGGCCAAGGGCCTGGCCACGCTGCGCACCCTGCTCACGCCCACCCTGACCGGCAACTGA
- a CDS encoding CU044_5270 family protein, with protein MDDMRLLQRIGEEVPPATPEQLAPARARLLAAMAPPAPAPTPARRTTRRSWRLVFGGLVAAGVAVAVTSVVVLAPDGLGGDVPAAKADARQVLRNAAAASLRTPDIVPRSDQFIYRRTQYGQAFHEVWQSVDGTRDGLVRQTAPAGGTETTVLPGCRNGRAALIKGDKALPGRTEPCTPQPAYRTDVPTDAAAMRAYLAEQHSGGSGSVNAVGKEVHILAGSYLRPQSRAALYEAAAAMPGLRAVENVSDGAGRPGIGITWDVPNGGGLNVLVFDAGTHAFLGTQGTSAMVSLTVVDKVGQTG; from the coding sequence ATGGATGACATGCGGCTGCTCCAGCGGATCGGCGAGGAGGTCCCGCCGGCCACCCCCGAGCAGTTGGCCCCGGCCCGCGCCCGGCTCCTGGCCGCGATGGCCCCACCGGCCCCGGCTCCGACACCGGCCCGTCGTACGACCCGACGTAGCTGGCGGCTCGTGTTCGGCGGACTGGTGGCGGCGGGAGTCGCGGTGGCGGTCACCTCGGTGGTCGTGCTCGCTCCCGATGGGCTCGGCGGGGACGTGCCCGCCGCCAAGGCCGACGCCCGCCAGGTGCTGCGGAACGCTGCGGCCGCTTCGCTCCGGACGCCCGACATCGTGCCCCGGTCCGACCAGTTCATCTATCGGCGCACCCAGTACGGCCAGGCGTTCCACGAGGTCTGGCAGTCGGTGGACGGCACCCGGGACGGCCTGGTGCGGCAGACCGCACCGGCGGGCGGCACGGAGACGACCGTCCTTCCGGGCTGCCGGAACGGGCGGGCCGCCCTCATCAAGGGCGACAAGGCGCTCCCGGGCCGGACCGAGCCGTGCACCCCGCAGCCGGCGTACCGCACCGACGTGCCCACCGACGCGGCCGCCATGCGGGCCTACCTGGCCGAGCAGCACAGCGGCGGCTCCGGCTCGGTGAACGCCGTCGGCAAGGAGGTGCACATCCTCGCCGGCAGCTATCTCCGACCGCAGTCACGGGCCGCGCTGTACGAGGCAGCGGCCGCGATGCCGGGTCTACGGGCCGTGGAGAACGTCAGCGACGGCGCGGGCCGGCCGGGCATCGGAATCACCTGGGACGTGCCGAACGGAGGAGGGCTGAACGTGCTCGTCTTCGACGCCGGGACCCATGCCTTCCTCGGCACCCAGGGGACCTCGGCGATGGTGAGCCTCACCGTCGTCGACAAGGTCGGTCAGACCGGCTGA
- a CDS encoding 2-oxoacid:acceptor oxidoreductase subunit alpha, with product MTKQIRQLDRVVIRFAGDSGDGMQLTGDRFTSETAQLGNDISTLPNFPAEIRAPAGTLPGVSSFQVHFADYDILTPGDAPNVLVAMNPAALKANLADLPRGADIIVNTDEFTKRNLAKVGYQANPLEDDSLAGYVVHPVALTSMTVGALAEHDVSKKDAERAKNMFALGLLSWMYNRPYESTLRFLERKFAARPELVAANVAAFRAGWNFGETTEDFAVRYEVKPAKMQPGTYRNITGNAALSLGLVAAGVRSGLPVFLGAYPITPASDILHELSKHKRFGVLTMQAEDEIAAVGAALGASYGGSLGVTTTSGPGVALKSETISLAVALELPLVIVDVQRAGPSTGMPTKTEQADLNMALYGRHGEAPVAVIAPKSPADCFHAAIEAARIALTYRTPVILLSDNYVANGSEPWLLPDVESLPDLRVEFATKPNGDDGTTFLPYLRDPQTLARPWAVPGTAGLEHRIGGLEKADKTGDISYDPANHDFMVRTRAARIETIPVPDVEVEDPDGDARVLVLGWGSTYGPIGAACRGLRQRGHAIAQAHLRHLAPMPANLGEVLRSYDRVVIPEMNLGQLAHVIRAKYLVDAIGYNQVRGLPFTANELETMLEEVLKNV from the coding sequence GTGACCAAGCAGATCCGTCAACTGGACCGGGTGGTGATCCGGTTCGCCGGCGACTCCGGCGACGGCATGCAGCTCACCGGCGACCGGTTCACCTCGGAGACCGCGCAGCTGGGCAACGACATCTCCACCCTGCCCAACTTCCCGGCGGAGATCCGGGCGCCCGCCGGCACCCTGCCCGGCGTGTCGAGTTTCCAGGTGCACTTCGCCGACTACGACATCCTGACCCCCGGCGACGCGCCGAACGTGCTGGTCGCGATGAACCCGGCGGCGCTCAAGGCCAACCTCGCCGACCTGCCGCGCGGGGCGGACATCATCGTCAACACCGACGAGTTCACCAAGCGCAACCTGGCCAAGGTCGGCTACCAGGCGAACCCGCTCGAGGACGACTCCCTCGCCGGCTACGTGGTGCACCCGGTGGCGCTGACGTCCATGACGGTCGGCGCGCTGGCCGAGCACGACGTGTCCAAGAAGGACGCCGAGCGGGCCAAGAACATGTTCGCCCTCGGCCTGCTCTCCTGGATGTACAACCGGCCCTACGAGTCGACGCTGCGCTTCCTGGAGCGCAAGTTCGCCGCCCGCCCGGAGCTGGTCGCGGCGAACGTCGCGGCGTTCCGCGCCGGCTGGAACTTCGGCGAGACGACCGAGGACTTCGCCGTCCGCTACGAGGTCAAGCCGGCGAAGATGCAGCCGGGCACCTACCGCAACATCACCGGCAACGCGGCCCTGTCGCTCGGCCTGGTGGCGGCCGGCGTGCGCTCCGGGCTGCCGGTCTTCCTGGGCGCCTACCCGATCACCCCGGCCTCGGACATCCTGCACGAGCTGAGTAAGCACAAGCGCTTCGGCGTGCTCACGATGCAGGCCGAGGACGAGATCGCCGCGGTCGGCGCGGCGCTTGGCGCGTCGTACGGCGGCTCGCTCGGCGTCACCACCACCAGCGGCCCCGGCGTGGCGCTCAAGAGCGAGACCATCTCCCTCGCGGTGGCGCTGGAGCTGCCGCTGGTCATCGTCGACGTGCAGCGGGCCGGCCCCTCGACGGGCATGCCCACCAAGACCGAGCAGGCCGACCTCAACATGGCGCTCTACGGTCGCCACGGCGAGGCCCCGGTCGCGGTGATCGCGCCGAAGTCGCCGGCCGACTGCTTCCACGCGGCCATCGAGGCCGCCCGGATCGCGCTGACCTACCGCACCCCGGTCATCCTGCTCTCCGACAACTACGTCGCCAACGGATCCGAGCCGTGGCTGCTGCCCGACGTCGAGTCGCTGCCCGACCTGCGGGTCGAGTTCGCCACGAAGCCCAACGGCGACGACGGCACCACGTTCCTGCCCTACCTGCGCGACCCGCAGACCCTCGCGCGGCCGTGGGCCGTGCCGGGCACCGCCGGGCTGGAGCACCGCATCGGCGGCCTGGAGAAGGCCGACAAGACCGGCGACATCTCGTACGATCCGGCGAACCACGACTTCATGGTGCGCACCCGGGCGGCGCGGATCGAGACGATCCCGGTGCCCGACGTCGAGGTCGAGGACCCGGACGGCGACGCCCGGGTGCTGGTGCTCGGCTGGGGCTCGACGTACGGGCCGATCGGCGCGGCGTGCCGGGGCCTGCGCCAGCGCGGCCACGCCATCGCCCAGGCGCACCTGCGGCACCTGGCCCCGATGCCGGCCAACCTCGGTGAGGTGCTGCGCTCCTACGACCGGGTGGTCATCCCCGAGATGAACCTCGGCCAGCTCGCCCACGTGATCCGGGCCAAGTACCTGGTCGACGCCATCGGCTACAACCAGGTCCGCGGCCTGCCGTTCACGGCCAACGAGCTGGAGACGATGCTGGAAGAGGTCCTGAAGAATGTCTGA
- a CDS encoding RNA polymerase sigma factor, producing MTTVDIGALTDAEVIERSIRDPESFAAIFDRHAAHIHRYLARRLGAGIADDLAAETFLAAFRRRERYDTVYPDARPWLYGIATNLVSQHRREEEREYRLRQACVPTTSEASHADRVATVVTAQSLRHTLLHALTELSAGDRDALLLIAWEELTYDQVAAALAIPVGTVRSRLNRARRLLRQALGGDINITIEEAMSNG from the coding sequence ATGACCACTGTCGACATCGGCGCGCTGACGGACGCGGAAGTCATCGAGCGGTCCATCCGGGACCCGGAGAGCTTCGCCGCGATCTTCGACCGGCACGCAGCGCACATCCACCGCTATCTCGCGAGGCGGCTCGGTGCGGGGATCGCCGACGACCTGGCCGCCGAGACGTTCCTGGCGGCGTTTCGGCGCCGGGAGCGGTACGACACCGTCTACCCGGACGCCCGGCCGTGGCTCTACGGAATCGCGACCAACCTCGTCAGCCAGCACCGACGCGAGGAAGAGCGCGAGTACCGGCTGCGGCAGGCGTGCGTCCCCACGACGAGTGAGGCGTCGCACGCCGACCGGGTGGCCACCGTGGTCACCGCGCAGTCGCTGCGCCACACCCTGCTCCACGCCCTGACCGAGCTCTCCGCCGGCGATCGGGACGCGCTGCTCCTGATCGCCTGGGAGGAACTGACCTACGACCAGGTCGCCGCCGCGCTCGCGATCCCGGTCGGCACCGTGCGGTCACGGCTCAACCGCGCCCGCAGGCTGCTTCGCCAGGCGCTGGGCGGCGACATCAACATCACGATCGAGGAGGCAATGAGCAATGGATGA
- a CDS encoding helix-turn-helix domain-containing protein produces the protein MSLLRRVIGGVLRRLRLRQGRTLREVAEAAGVSVPYLSEVERGRKEASSEVLAAICRALGIHLSDLLEEARDDLRRVEPRIPAAPRAGLARAGSDPAGVDPVGLQRADVARAVPVTRVGLRTGGPLLHLAPRAGGPTVRVGRPASAGGGRPWPRTAAALGCGRCRSGRRRPVVV, from the coding sequence ATGTCGTTGCTGCGACGAGTGATCGGCGGGGTGCTGCGCCGGCTCCGCCTGCGGCAGGGCCGCACGCTACGCGAGGTGGCCGAGGCCGCCGGGGTCTCCGTGCCCTACCTGTCCGAGGTCGAACGCGGTCGCAAGGAGGCCTCCTCGGAGGTGCTCGCGGCGATCTGCCGGGCGCTCGGCATCCACCTGTCCGACCTGCTGGAGGAGGCGCGCGACGACCTGCGCCGGGTCGAGCCGCGCATCCCGGCCGCGCCCCGGGCGGGCCTGGCCCGCGCCGGGTCGGATCCGGCCGGCGTCGACCCGGTCGGGCTCCAGCGGGCGGACGTCGCCCGTGCCGTGCCGGTCACCCGGGTCGGCCTGCGTACCGGCGGGCCCCTGCTCCACCTGGCGCCGAGGGCCGGCGGGCCGACCGTACGGGTCGGGCGCCCCGCCTCCGCCGGGGGCGGTCGCCCCTGGCCGCGTACCGCCGCCGCGCTCGGCTGCGGGCGCTGCCGGTCCGGCCGACGGCGGCCGGTGGTCGTCTAG
- a CDS encoding ATP-dependent Clp protease proteolytic subunit, with translation MIPTGVRMLDGGHPSFDDQVFNRLLKERIIFLGTEVTDESANQICAQILLLAAEDAERDIFLYINSPGGSVSAGMAVYDTMRYVKNDVATLALGLAGSMGQFLLCAGAAGKRYALPHSRIMMHQPSGGMGGTAADITIQAENMLHVKRTMQELIAQHSGRTLDEIQRDWDRDRWFTAEQAREYGLIDKVLTRAEQLPAS, from the coding sequence ATGATCCCTACGGGCGTACGCATGTTGGACGGTGGGCATCCGTCCTTCGACGACCAGGTGTTCAACCGGCTGCTGAAGGAACGGATCATCTTTCTCGGCACCGAGGTGACCGACGAGTCGGCGAACCAGATCTGCGCCCAGATCCTGCTGCTCGCCGCCGAGGACGCGGAGCGGGACATCTTCCTCTACATCAACTCGCCGGGCGGCTCGGTGAGCGCGGGAATGGCCGTCTACGACACGATGCGCTACGTCAAGAACGACGTGGCCACCCTGGCGCTCGGCCTGGCCGGCTCGATGGGGCAGTTCCTGCTCTGCGCCGGTGCCGCCGGCAAGCGCTACGCGCTGCCCCACTCGCGGATCATGATGCACCAGCCGTCCGGCGGGATGGGTGGCACGGCCGCGGACATCACCATCCAGGCCGAGAACATGCTGCACGTGAAGCGGACCATGCAGGAGCTGATCGCCCAGCACAGCGGGCGCACCCTGGACGAGATCCAGCGGGACTGGGACCGCGACCGGTGGTTCACCGCCGAGCAGGCCCGCGAGTACGGCCTGATCGACAAGGTGCTCACGCGGGCCGAGCAGCTTCCCGCGAGCTGA
- a CDS encoding alpha/beta hydrolase — protein MADAVVIPGARFGPGVPLLMYGGDVAEQRGATVHRHSWSQELPALDEPAIEGWVSGQVVPLIDSVGGCPLLVAKSLGTNAAAIAAERSLPAVWLTPLLTMPWVADALSRATAPCLLVGGTADKLWDGDLARRLSPHVLEVDGADHGMYVPGPLTESIAVLGRVVVAVEEFLDAIGWPS, from the coding sequence ATGGCTGACGCGGTCGTGATTCCCGGCGCCAGGTTCGGCCCGGGCGTTCCCCTGCTGATGTACGGCGGCGACGTGGCGGAGCAGCGGGGCGCGACGGTGCACCGACACTCGTGGTCCCAGGAACTTCCGGCTCTCGACGAGCCGGCGATCGAGGGCTGGGTCAGCGGCCAGGTGGTGCCGCTGATCGACTCCGTGGGCGGTTGCCCGCTGCTGGTCGCCAAGTCGCTCGGCACGAACGCGGCGGCGATCGCCGCCGAGAGGTCCCTGCCCGCCGTGTGGCTGACGCCCCTGCTCACCATGCCCTGGGTAGCCGACGCGCTGAGTCGTGCGACCGCGCCGTGCCTGCTCGTGGGCGGCACTGCCGACAAGTTGTGGGACGGTGACCTCGCCCGCCGGCTGTCACCCCACGTGCTGGAGGTCGACGGCGCCGACCACGGCATGTACGTTCCCGGTCCACTCACGGAGTCGATCGCGGTGCTCGGCCGGGTCGTCGTCGCCGTGGAGGAGTTCCTCGATGCGATCGGCTGGCCGAGCTAG
- a CDS encoding 2-oxoacid:ferredoxin oxidoreductase subunit beta, protein MSEPVALKLTAKDFKSDQEVRWCPGCGDYAILAAIQQFMPELNIPRERIVFVSGIGCSSRFPYYMNTYGMHSIHGRAPAIATGLSASRPDLSVWVVTGDGDALSIGGNHLIHALRRNVNLKILLFNNRIYGLTKGQYSPTSEVGKITKSTPAGSADAPFNPLSLALGAEATFVGRTIDSDRKHLQSVLRAAAEHQGSAFVEIYQNCNIFNDGAFDQLKEPATRDDFLIRLEHGQPITFGKDGQFCVVHPPGGFGLEVRETASVRPDEIVVHDATVTDPAYAFALSRLPGLDLRNTPIGVFRSVERPSYDSVVQGQLDAARATVTETPEQQLAGLLASGDTWTIL, encoded by the coding sequence ATGTCTGAGCCCGTCGCCCTCAAGCTCACCGCCAAGGACTTCAAGTCCGACCAGGAGGTGCGCTGGTGCCCCGGCTGCGGCGACTACGCGATCCTCGCCGCGATCCAGCAGTTCATGCCGGAGCTGAACATCCCGCGCGAGCGGATCGTCTTCGTCTCCGGCATCGGCTGCTCGTCCCGCTTCCCGTACTACATGAACACCTACGGGATGCACTCGATCCACGGCCGCGCCCCGGCGATCGCCACCGGCCTGTCGGCCAGCCGGCCCGACCTGTCGGTCTGGGTGGTCACCGGCGACGGTGACGCGCTCTCCATCGGCGGCAACCACCTGATCCACGCGCTGCGCCGCAACGTCAACCTGAAGATCCTGCTGTTCAACAACCGGATCTACGGCCTGACCAAGGGCCAGTACTCGCCGACCTCGGAGGTCGGCAAGATCACGAAGTCGACCCCGGCCGGCTCGGCCGACGCCCCGTTCAACCCGCTCTCGCTCGCCCTCGGCGCCGAGGCCACCTTCGTGGGCCGCACCATCGACTCCGACCGCAAGCACCTCCAGTCGGTGCTGCGGGCCGCCGCTGAGCACCAGGGCTCGGCGTTCGTGGAGATCTACCAGAACTGCAACATCTTCAACGACGGCGCGTTCGACCAGCTCAAGGAGCCGGCCACCCGCGACGACTTCCTGATCCGACTGGAGCACGGGCAGCCGATCACGTTCGGCAAGGACGGGCAGTTCTGCGTCGTGCACCCGCCCGGCGGGTTCGGCCTGGAGGTCCGGGAGACCGCGTCGGTCCGCCCGGACGAGATCGTCGTGCACGACGCGACGGTCACCGACCCGGCGTACGCCTTCGCGCTGTCCCGGCTGCCCGGCCTCGACCTGCGGAACACCCCGATCGGCGTGTTCCGCTCGGTGGAGCGGCCGTCCTACGACAGCGTGGTGCAGGGGCAGCTCGACGCCGCCCGGGCGACGGTGACCGAGACCCCGGAGCAGCAGCTCGCCGGCCTCCTCGCCAGCGGGGACACCTGGACCATCCTCTAG